One Mycoplasmopsis caviae DNA segment encodes these proteins:
- a CDS encoding transcriptional regulator: protein MKKRDKKIISISAGIAGGIVGTISLGAIVALSVDKTNYRNNKKWLEDQIKNFNGSSLKLRDSRDRINKTISSFNLMDEIKSQLNNILNVYNNQIDKNNKLSIEIQKILDEHKKYRIGHHFGNTSYLRATKNKNAYDLINKTIPEVELKNKEILEQEESDLFIKIVDEVEKKAKELESLRNSNNTIINSISNKVSRFNNLKKAIENYDKSKIDPGVQNNKKLTGSLVEAGLNLMNVDNKLWKDTILSSINIKNTLNDQQINQILNSENLKKVANTTKLDLTEIETIKKSINNYFEQDGKINENAIENRTKTLTELATTKEKINKLRNESLIHYNYAKSRLLAFKDSYTTKQNQLIDFNQFGFTYSLLSSQLIEVDKILTSINKLNISSNKIDLKDILDCLVNIGQLITVDLNNNNIIKNSVVSNADRLISACKISTEITDFKPLLELEESIEHKKIIDTNSNNITSKEIDKWDTNNIDIVKTSFTNIFNYIEQINTNVIELSKLKTEYMKFLDTVKNNMDNLIRISNVNEIVSEKNITSKNTLLLKAKKDYLEVNNKNDFKSKISSSEKVKKENYMNAWIGVFKGYEKYIVNKKAVQSEFDSNYSHLDIQYARESAKQFIDQQQGFIDELVNNLYKKLEADTINWLELPNNDDVEKFVNGQKDLLVSFVKNFYNIIVNQFGYNKMYNFDVPKYNWNNEAKKFEYTTVKILSSADPQYLNKTKAMSDALKQESNANKLKPYGKENLELYKKYGLDKIFFGFQFYGVDYNDRLVDYIEQGYYQDFEDKMWIQSRFNNIFNTYNFGKDEQKTIEEIKSDKLYYTLDIFLKLLLFEKKTTNNILDILIQKSTIVTKTIYDQLMNKLVETISKIVFANIMLIQNSNQYSGNDSKYSTTSNFLLGNWQKAGTTRTIEVMAHEYFKGYKLHPTENGFEVYIDTIKISDAEATDVAKSILNNNLVDLMPIKWKTGHIISTSGLFTSNFFVGWDFHEQKLGKNYHKILREYKPYNKIWASFISNISFKDSFNNEFNYDYIDWLTFHKYDSLKHSYGKKGGYLEGGIEYLNWTSFYNDERIDQFKNYKPVEE, encoded by the coding sequence ATGAAAAAGAGAGATAAAAAAATTATTTCAATTTCGGCAGGCATTGCGGGTGGAATAGTAGGAACTATTTCGTTAGGGGCAATTGTTGCATTATCTGTTGACAAAACTAACTATCGAAATAATAAAAAATGATTAGAAGACCAAATTAAAAATTTTAATGGTTCATCACTTAAACTAAGGGATTCAAGAGATAGAATTAACAAAACTATTAGTTCATTTAATTTAATGGATGAAATCAAGTCGCAACTAAATAATATTCTTAATGTATATAACAACCAAATTGACAAGAATAATAAACTAAGTATCGAAATTCAAAAAATTTTGGATGAACACAAAAAATATCGCATTGGTCACCACTTTGGAAATACATCATATCTTAGAGCAACCAAAAATAAAAATGCATATGATTTAATTAATAAAACAATTCCAGAAGTTGAATTAAAAAATAAAGAAATTTTAGAACAAGAAGAATCGGATTTGTTTATTAAAATTGTTGATGAAGTTGAAAAGAAAGCAAAAGAACTTGAATCACTAAGGAACAGTAATAATACAATTATTAATTCAATTTCAAATAAAGTTTCAAGATTCAACAACCTTAAAAAAGCTATTGAAAATTATGACAAATCAAAAATTGATCCAGGTGTTCAAAACAATAAAAAACTCACTGGATCATTGGTTGAAGCAGGTTTAAATTTAATGAATGTAGATAACAAACTTTGAAAAGATACAATTTTAAGTAGTATAAATATAAAAAATACTTTGAATGATCAACAAATCAATCAAATATTAAACAGTGAAAATTTGAAAAAAGTAGCAAATACAACAAAATTGGATTTAACTGAGATTGAAACTATAAAAAAATCAATAAATAATTATTTTGAACAAGATGGAAAAATAAATGAAAATGCCATTGAGAACAGAACTAAAACCTTAACTGAATTAGCAACTACAAAAGAAAAAATTAATAAACTAAGAAACGAAAGTCTTATACATTACAACTATGCCAAATCAAGGCTTTTAGCATTCAAAGATTCGTATACTACAAAACAAAATCAATTAATTGATTTTAATCAATTTGGTTTCACATATTCACTCTTAAGTAGTCAACTTATTGAAGTTGATAAGATTTTGACATCCATAAATAAATTAAATATCAGTTCTAATAAAATAGATTTAAAGGATATATTAGATTGTTTAGTAAATATTGGACAATTAATAACTGTTGATCTAAATAATAACAATATTATTAAAAACTCAGTTGTATCAAATGCTGATAGACTTATTTCAGCATGTAAAATTTCAACTGAAATTACAGACTTTAAACCATTACTTGAATTAGAAGAATCGATTGAACATAAGAAAATAATTGACACAAATAGCAACAATATAACATCAAAAGAAATTGACAAATGGGATACCAATAATATTGATATTGTTAAAACATCATTTACTAATATATTTAATTATATTGAACAGATCAATACCAATGTTATAGAACTCTCAAAATTAAAAACTGAATACATGAAATTCTTAGATACTGTTAAGAACAATATGGATAATTTAATAAGAATTTCAAATGTAAATGAAATAGTTAGTGAGAAAAATATAACATCTAAAAATACGTTATTATTAAAAGCAAAAAAGGATTATCTAGAAGTTAATAATAAGAATGATTTTAAATCAAAAATCAGTTCAAGTGAAAAAGTTAAAAAAGAAAATTATATGAACGCATGAATTGGTGTGTTTAAAGGTTACGAAAAATACATTGTAAATAAAAAAGCGGTGCAATCAGAATTTGATAGTAATTATTCACATCTCGATATTCAATATGCAAGAGAAAGTGCAAAACAATTTATTGACCAGCAACAAGGGTTTATAGATGAATTAGTTAATAATTTATATAAGAAACTGGAAGCGGATACTATTAATTGATTAGAATTACCAAATAATGATGATGTTGAAAAATTTGTTAATGGTCAAAAGGATTTACTTGTTAGTTTCGTAAAAAATTTCTACAACATAATTGTTAATCAATTTGGATATAACAAGATGTACAATTTTGATGTACCTAAATACAATTGAAACAATGAAGCAAAAAAATTTGAATATACAACAGTTAAGATTTTATCTAGTGCTGACCCTCAATATTTGAATAAAACAAAAGCAATGAGTGATGCTTTAAAACAGGAATCAAACGCAAATAAATTGAAACCTTATGGAAAAGAGAATCTTGAACTTTATAAGAAATATGGACTTGATAAGATTTTCTTTGGGTTTCAATTCTATGGTGTTGACTATAATGATCGTTTGGTTGATTATATTGAGCAAGGTTATTATCAAGACTTTGAAGATAAAATGTGAATACAATCAAGATTTAATAATATTTTTAATACATATAATTTTGGTAAGGATGAACAGAAAACAATTGAGGAAATTAAGAGTGATAAGCTTTATTATACATTGGATATATTTTTAAAACTGTTATTGTTTGAAAAAAAGACAACCAATAATATATTGGACATATTGATACAAAAAAGCACAATTGTAACAAAAACGATTTACGATCAACTTATGAATAAGTTAGTTGAAACCATTTCTAAAATTGTTTTTGCAAATATTATGTTAATTCAAAATTCAAACCAATATTCAGGAAATGATTCTAAATATTCAACAACAAGTAATTTCCTACTTGGTAATTGACAAAAAGCTGGAACAACAAGAACAATAGAAGTTATGGCTCACGAATATTTTAAAGGTTATAAGTTACACCCTACTGAAAATGGTTTTGAAGTGTATATCGATACAATTAAAATTTCTGATGCTGAAGCAACTGATGTAGCAAAAAGTATATTAAATAATAATCTTGTTGATTTAATGCCGATTAAGTGAAAGACAGGACACATTATTTCAACATCTGGTTTGTTTACATCAAATTTTTTTGTAGGTTGAGATTTTCATGAACAAAAATTAGGAAAAAATTATCATAAGATATTGCGTGAATATAAACCATATAATAAAATTTGAGCTTCATTCATAAGTAATATTTCATTTAAGGATAGTTTTAACAATGAATTCAATTACGATTACATTGATTGATTAACTTTTCATAAATATGATTCACTCAAGCACTCGTATGGCAAAAAGGGTGGTTATCTTGAAGGTGGCATTGAATACCTTAATTGAACTAGTTTCTATAATGATGAAAGAATTGATCAATTCAAAAATTACAAGCCTGTTGAAGAATAA